A single genomic interval of Aureliella helgolandensis harbors:
- a CDS encoding RNA polymerase sigma factor, producing the protein MVEEDQESIFTIWLEKHSSSVIKVARAYTLTSEECQDLAQEILLQAWRSLPNFQGQASAPTWFYRVALHTAMNWHRKDSPRRARQHPLLEVQALVTGEKQGVEQVQQREMVEQLYHAIHQLPKTEAALVLLYLDELSYREIADVLGISESNVGVKLNRAKKALRALMTGDADGS; encoded by the coding sequence GTGGTTGAGGAAGATCAAGAGTCAATATTCACAATCTGGCTTGAAAAACACAGTTCTTCAGTCATTAAGGTGGCGCGCGCTTACACGCTGACCAGTGAAGAATGCCAAGACCTTGCTCAGGAAATATTGCTCCAGGCTTGGAGATCTTTGCCGAATTTTCAGGGGCAGGCTAGTGCTCCGACTTGGTTCTACCGCGTAGCCCTGCACACCGCGATGAATTGGCACCGCAAGGATAGTCCGCGGAGAGCCAGACAACACCCCTTGTTGGAGGTGCAAGCCTTGGTAACCGGGGAGAAACAGGGAGTGGAGCAAGTTCAGCAGCGAGAGATGGTTGAACAACTGTACCACGCTATTCACCAGTTACCCAAGACCGAAGCAGCGCTGGTGCTGCTGTATCTAGATGAATTGAGTTATCGCGAGATCGCGGACGTACTTGGTATCTCGGAAAGCAACGTAGGCGTAAAGCTGAATCGGGCGAAAAAGGCACTGAGAGCATTGATGACTGGAGATGCTGATGGATCTTGA
- a CDS encoding WD40 repeat domain-containing protein, translating to MATVGSQYGASIWDVASGRLLLNFRNTNDNKRHPDPAVSIDAIQLVSGVGFSPSGASFAICDMLGIKLIETQTGLVLRVIDAPFRYHSGKSQFVFSADGQLITLLGTYPEQGESPTISTWSTSSGERLLMLPIEAEAAAYSADGKWFAAGEPRAQEALAVWQNLAHHLR from the coding sequence TTGGCAACCGTTGGTTCTCAATACGGGGCCAGCATTTGGGACGTTGCCAGTGGCAGGCTCTTGCTGAACTTTCGAAACACCAACGACAATAAGCGTCATCCTGATCCAGCAGTGAGCATCGACGCGATTCAATTGGTCTCTGGCGTCGGATTTTCGCCCAGCGGTGCGTCGTTCGCAATCTGCGACATGTTGGGCATTAAGCTGATCGAGACTCAAACCGGGCTGGTCCTGCGAGTGATCGATGCGCCCTTCCGCTACCACAGTGGCAAATCCCAATTCGTCTTCTCCGCTGACGGACAGCTTATTACTTTGCTTGGGACATATCCCGAGCAAGGTGAATCACCTACGATCTCCACTTGGTCCACCAGTTCCGGCGAACGCTTGTTAATGCTTCCTATCGAGGCAGAAGCGGCTGCATACTCTGCCGATGGAAAATGGTTTGCAGCTGGCGAGCCACGCGCTCAGGAGGCTTTGGCCGTTTGGCAAAACCTTGCGCACCATCTTCGGTGA
- a CDS encoding BlaI/MecI/CopY family transcriptional regulator, whose amino-acid sequence MARPNSEYPTELELQILKVLWDEYPLTVRGVRERLAGGGRELAHTTVITMLGTMVDKRQIEKLQPTQGKAFRFSPLLQRQDVSRGMLGDIVERVFDGSAEAVMLSLFDVADLNSEELANLRKLLNKKLRESKS is encoded by the coding sequence ATGGCAAGACCAAACTCGGAGTATCCAACGGAGTTGGAACTGCAGATTTTGAAAGTACTGTGGGACGAGTACCCGCTGACAGTTCGCGGAGTGCGTGAGAGGCTGGCTGGTGGCGGACGCGAGCTGGCGCACACCACCGTAATTACCATGCTGGGAACGATGGTCGATAAGCGGCAGATCGAAAAGCTGCAGCCGACGCAAGGTAAGGCCTTTCGGTTTTCACCACTGCTCCAGCGTCAAGATGTCTCGCGAGGCATGCTGGGTGATATTGTTGAACGCGTTTTCGACGGATCGGCCGAAGCAGTGATGCTAAGTCTGTTTGACGTGGCAGACTTGAATTCAGAGGAATTGGCGAATCTTCGCAAACTGCTGAACAAGAAGCTGCGGGAGTCCAAATCTTGA
- a CDS encoding ThuA domain-containing protein, producing MKIHPCQIALLTLAISISALSLPLASAQETTQTNAAQPAPLKVLLVIGGCCHDYATQEKLLKQGIEERIRAEVTVELSESTSTETTFEIYQEDDWAEGFDVIIHDECSANVTERPYIDRILAAHRNGTPAVNLHCAMHSYRWGEFRQPVAPDAENAAWYEMLGVQSTAHGPKTPIELLTTDSEHPIMHGLKQWTTIDEELYNNVRVFSGTTALVSGKQLQPANKKQLKANPDAKGTESTAVVAWTNLYGPNQTRIFSTSLGHQNDTVADARYLELVVRGLLWSTQNLTKDGQAKPGFVK from the coding sequence ATGAAAATTCATCCATGCCAGATAGCTCTGCTAACTTTAGCAATCAGCATTTCGGCCTTGAGCCTGCCGCTTGCTTCTGCGCAAGAGACCACGCAAACCAATGCGGCTCAGCCCGCACCGCTGAAGGTCTTGCTGGTGATTGGGGGCTGCTGTCATGACTATGCAACGCAGGAGAAGTTGCTCAAGCAAGGCATCGAGGAGCGGATTCGAGCTGAAGTGACGGTCGAGTTGAGTGAAAGCACATCCACTGAGACGACCTTTGAAATCTATCAAGAAGACGATTGGGCCGAAGGTTTCGATGTCATCATCCATGACGAGTGTTCGGCCAACGTTACGGAGCGCCCGTACATCGATCGAATTTTGGCCGCGCACCGAAACGGAACGCCAGCGGTGAATCTTCACTGCGCGATGCACAGCTACCGTTGGGGGGAATTTCGCCAGCCAGTGGCTCCTGATGCAGAGAACGCTGCTTGGTATGAAATGCTGGGTGTTCAGTCCACGGCCCATGGCCCGAAAACCCCCATCGAGCTGTTGACGACCGATAGCGAACACCCCATCATGCACGGTCTTAAGCAATGGACCACCATTGACGAAGAGCTGTACAACAACGTGCGCGTCTTTTCGGGAACGACCGCGTTGGTATCAGGCAAACAACTGCAACCCGCCAATAAGAAGCAACTCAAGGCCAATCCTGACGCAAAAGGGACCGAGTCGACCGCTGTTGTGGCTTGGACCAACTTGTACGGCCCCAACCAGACAAGAATTTTCAGCACTTCGTTGGGCCACCAAAACGACACCGTCGCCGATGCTCGCTACTTAGAATTGGTCGTACGTGGTCTGCTATGGTCCACCCAGAACCTAACCAAGGATGGGCAGGCCAAGCCAGGTTTTGTGAAGTAG
- a CDS encoding arylsulfatase — MYAYTFHCPVRVWFAALLIAASWGPVLQAVETVRPPNIVYIMADELGYYEPSFMGGQNIQTPNMDRMAKEGMVFRNLYAGSCVCAPTRCTFLTGKHSGHTSVRSNGGGTPLRAGEQTIASILKPLGYATGGFGKWGCGGRDSTGVPEAHGFDVFLGYYDQVHAHSYYPPYLIRNSEEVPLEGNHGGSRGETYSQYVIHDAALEFIRSHQNQPFFAYLPYTPPHGIFDIPDQDPAWAIYQSHDWPEPARRYAAMVSMLDRQVGEVLALLSELGLDDNTLVVFSGDNGGNDYFKSPKFPRGVHLANKHPQTGIEYRGTKGTLYEGGLRIPFVARWPGKITAGSESPFVGYFPDILPTVAEMTGAQAPSDIDGVSLLPQLIGETAAGHPQVQHDYLYWEIGGWIAVLQGDWRAVRPKAKAAWELYNIGKDPSESENLAERQPEILARLTALATEAHQPVSEGVFRSTVRHERDRRAKMGKHDDPPASPNK, encoded by the coding sequence ATGTACGCTTACACGTTTCACTGCCCGGTCCGAGTGTGGTTCGCTGCCTTGTTGATAGCAGCCAGTTGGGGCCCAGTTCTGCAAGCGGTCGAAACGGTACGGCCTCCCAACATCGTCTACATCATGGCCGATGAACTCGGGTATTACGAACCGAGTTTCATGGGAGGGCAGAATATTCAAACTCCCAACATGGACCGCATGGCCAAGGAAGGGATGGTTTTTCGCAATCTCTATGCGGGTTCATGCGTCTGTGCCCCTACCCGCTGCACCTTTCTGACAGGAAAACACAGCGGGCATACTTCGGTTCGCTCCAATGGAGGTGGGACTCCGCTGCGCGCCGGCGAGCAGACCATCGCTTCCATCCTGAAACCACTCGGCTATGCAACTGGAGGGTTCGGAAAATGGGGATGCGGAGGACGCGACTCCACGGGAGTTCCCGAGGCTCACGGATTCGACGTTTTCTTGGGCTATTACGACCAAGTCCATGCGCATTCCTATTATCCTCCCTATCTCATCCGCAATAGCGAAGAGGTTCCCCTAGAGGGCAATCATGGTGGTAGCCGCGGCGAAACCTACTCGCAATACGTCATTCACGATGCGGCCCTGGAGTTCATTCGCTCCCACCAGAACCAGCCCTTTTTCGCCTACCTCCCCTATACGCCCCCACATGGCATCTTTGACATTCCCGATCAGGATCCAGCTTGGGCAATCTACCAATCCCACGATTGGCCTGAGCCAGCCCGTCGCTATGCAGCCATGGTATCGATGCTCGACCGCCAAGTCGGTGAGGTCCTGGCGCTGCTCTCCGAACTTGGACTCGACGACAATACGCTGGTCGTATTCAGTGGGGACAATGGCGGCAACGATTATTTCAAGTCTCCGAAGTTTCCGCGTGGTGTGCATCTAGCCAACAAACACCCGCAAACGGGAATCGAGTATCGCGGCACGAAAGGGACGCTCTACGAAGGCGGCTTGAGAATTCCCTTTGTCGCACGTTGGCCCGGCAAGATTACTGCAGGTAGCGAGAGTCCGTTTGTCGGCTACTTTCCAGATATCCTGCCAACCGTTGCCGAGATGACCGGTGCCCAGGCACCGAGTGATATTGATGGAGTAAGCTTGCTACCTCAGTTGATCGGGGAGACTGCGGCGGGACATCCCCAAGTCCAGCACGATTATCTCTACTGGGAAATTGGGGGCTGGATTGCCGTTCTCCAAGGTGATTGGCGTGCGGTGCGCCCCAAGGCCAAAGCGGCCTGGGAGCTGTACAATATCGGTAAGGATCCAAGTGAATCGGAGAACTTGGCTGAGCGACAGCCCGAAATCCTGGCTCGCTTAACCGCACTGGCCACCGAGGCACATCAACCGGTGTCTGAAGGAGTCTTCCGATCGACCGTCCGCCATGAACGCGACCGCCGCGCCAAGATGGGCAAGCACGATGATCCTCCCGCTTCCCCTAATAAATAG
- a CDS encoding tagaturonate epimerase family protein: MLLIEKYTFGVGDRFAHQAGAQLRAFEQLAADGVDVTPVWNKSNREHTFVGSQPQSVYDAAQAAVASRGWKKPWHVDADHIQLKTVDAFIPCSDFFTIDVADSIGKPAASKDIAAFVERHPELVGKLTLDGLSAPLEVTQADVQRVAEQYLLAVQEAGEIYRHIATTKGADKVIAEISMDETDAPQTPPELLIILVAIADEKIPVQTIAPKFTGRFNKGVDYVGDLQQFTREFNDDVAVIAHAVKTYGLPETLKLSVHSGSDKFSLYPIIRECLQRTGAGLHIKTAGTTWLEEIIGLAEAGGDGLALAKEIYAYALEHVEEFCAPYASVIDIDASQLPSADTVASWSGPRLASAIRHIQGNEHFNPHMRQLLHVSFKVAAKHGTRYTDMLKANEEIVGGEVTKNIYERHLRPLFVG, translated from the coding sequence ATGCTGCTCATCGAAAAATATACCTTTGGCGTCGGGGACCGTTTTGCTCATCAAGCAGGAGCTCAATTGCGAGCCTTTGAACAACTTGCCGCAGACGGGGTCGATGTAACCCCAGTTTGGAACAAATCCAATCGCGAACACACCTTCGTCGGTTCGCAACCGCAAAGCGTCTACGATGCCGCACAAGCTGCCGTCGCAAGTCGCGGTTGGAAAAAGCCTTGGCACGTGGATGCCGATCACATCCAACTCAAAACCGTGGATGCGTTTATTCCTTGCAGCGATTTCTTCACAATTGATGTCGCCGACTCGATCGGCAAACCGGCGGCGTCTAAAGATATAGCTGCCTTTGTTGAGCGTCACCCCGAATTAGTGGGCAAACTGACGCTCGACGGACTCTCTGCTCCACTCGAAGTCACCCAAGCCGACGTGCAGCGAGTCGCTGAACAGTACTTACTGGCAGTTCAAGAAGCTGGCGAGATCTATCGCCATATCGCGACCACCAAAGGTGCGGACAAGGTCATCGCAGAGATTTCGATGGACGAAACCGATGCTCCTCAGACGCCACCGGAATTGCTCATCATTTTGGTGGCCATCGCTGACGAGAAGATCCCCGTGCAAACCATCGCTCCTAAATTCACCGGACGGTTTAATAAGGGAGTGGACTACGTAGGTGATCTGCAGCAATTCACGCGAGAATTCAACGATGATGTGGCTGTCATTGCCCATGCGGTCAAAACCTACGGACTGCCTGAAACACTCAAGCTAAGCGTCCATAGCGGCAGCGATAAATTCAGCTTGTATCCGATCATTCGCGAGTGCTTGCAACGCACCGGTGCAGGGCTCCACATCAAGACCGCTGGAACAACATGGCTCGAAGAAATCATTGGCCTAGCAGAAGCGGGTGGAGATGGACTCGCCTTGGCAAAGGAGATCTACGCCTACGCGTTGGAACACGTGGAAGAATTTTGTGCACCCTATGCCAGCGTGATTGACATCGATGCCAGCCAGCTACCTTCAGCCGATACGGTTGCAAGTTGGTCCGGTCCGCGATTGGCCAGCGCCATTCGACATATTCAAGGCAACGAGCATTTCAACCCACACATGCGACAGCTGCTGCACGTCTCTTTTAAGGTAGCTGCTAAGCATGGAACGCGTTACACCGACATGCTGAAGGCCAATGAAGAAATTGTCGGTGGAGAAGTCACCAAGAATATTTATGAGCGACATTTGCGGCCCCTGTTCGTCGGCTAA